Sequence from the Nasonia vitripennis strain AsymCx chromosome 5, Nvit_psr_1.1, whole genome shotgun sequence genome:
CCAACACGAAAAGACACAAAATTGGCGAATCGAGTATACTTCCGATGGTGAAAATCATATTGTATATTGTTCCCAATTGTTCCATCACAAAGACTAATCCAATCGCCATTATGCCGACGATGATAACACAGACCTGTTGATATTCGAATTTTATGACGTGTATATGATTTTCAGTATTCCATATCTGTAATAGATTTCAAACCTTCATGATATTAGCAGCCCTGGCTTCTTGCTTTGGACTTTCGGGCAGCCAGTTTTTGATAAAGTCATCGTAGATCATGCCAGCAAGGGTGTTTAAGCAAGCACTCATAGTTGACAGCGAAGAACTGACAAGTCCAGCTAAGAAAATGCCTGGAAGACCTGGTATAAATCCTGCTACATCCATGACGAAGTATATAACATTTTGATCACTTCTCTCTACAAGCTGTACAAAATTTATATAGCAGTTAGGATATAGTCTTGCGATTCATGTGGTTCTGCATGTAAATTCTTACGTTAGCCTTGAAGGGATCGCAATCGTGATATTTCGCGTATATTGTCAGTCCAATCAATGAGCATAACAGCATTATGACTATCCAGCCAAAAATCATTATCCAAATTGCTCTAAAAGAATAAAAGTTCATTAGTATTAGAATGCCTTACAATACAAGAATCTACAACCATAAAGATATAGACAATGGCATGATAATGACTTTTTAGCTTCTCCAATAGTGCGCACGGATAAAAATTTCTGGACAAACTTCTGTCCAACGCTGAACCGACTGACACAGGACGTAATCAAACCTACTTGAATCGCCCAAAATGTATTTCTTTTGTACATATTCGGAGACATactaaaataaaagagaaattttaataagttACTTGAGAATGATTCTTTTTTCTAGCAATAATGagataataatttgtataCTCGAAAGCGTGCGTTCGACCTCCTTCACTTGCGATTCGCCATACTTCTGAAACTCCGCTAACCGAGCTCAATCCAATGCCAAGAATTGCAAATACACCAATTAAAGTGAAAATGAATTGGAAAGTATCTGTCCATATTACTGCTTTTACGCCACcctataatgaaaataatattcgTTGATTACACGATGTTTCAATAGTTGAAAGATTGATCATTCATTCATCAAATTATTTATCGTACGTACCATACTCGTGTACGTTATGCATATAATCGTTAAAATGGGTGTGATTGCGTGAACACTGTATCCGGTAACTTGAGAAAAAGCCAGAGCAGGCACATATATTATAATCGAAGTTAATGCTAATAAACCAATGAGATAGGTCATTGATGACAATTTCCGAACGTCTTTGGAAAAACGCAGTTCTAGATACTCGTTAGTGCATGAAAGCtgaagtttgaaaaaaattggcaAAAAGACATATATGGTTATTATGCCGGTAATGAGTGCGCCAATAAATGCAGTTGTATAAGATGTTCCATACAGATAAATTTCTGCCGGTAATCCTAAAAATGTGATTCCCGATAAAAAGCTGAAAAATAGGTATGACATAAACTTGCGAAACGGTGATTTATCGTAAAAAACGCGTGCATTAATCATATTTACCTGGACAATAAACTAACTGCTACGGGAAAATATCCCATCTTTTTACCTCCATATAAGTATTCGTTTGTTGTATCTTGTTTACTAAAGAAACCAAAATACACACCAATCACCAAACTAATGCCTAGTAAGATTCCGAATACGACATAATCTGTCCAATGAAAAGTAAGTTCTAACATTTTTGAAACTTTTGTTAAATTAAGTTAAATAATCAAACAAATTTGTCTGGTATTTTCATTACATTGAATAATCACTGATGTACATGATTTGAAAGTCTGATTCTCAATGATCGGGAGTCTTGAGTGTACAAAAGATATGAAATAATCTCTTGATTATAAGATAGGTAATATCAATTCAACACGTGTcagttaaattttttatatgaaaaaatactAAATGTATTTGCATTTCAAACGTAAGATCGGTATTTTTACTGCATTCATAAGACTGCAAGAGTATGATatgcatttttaataaagaagTAAGATATAACAGGGGATGCTAATACACATCATTTTCTATTCAAATTTTCGATTTCACTAATTAAATTGTATGCATGAGAtgttttgtattaaatttccATTGATGAATTTAATTGATAGttttatatacaatttttcatAAAGTTTTACTACATGCGTCTGcacaagaaaataaataaaaatacaatgacgTTAGGTGCCGGAAGCTCTCTTACATTTACATCGTCTTAACTTTTAACTTAACCTTTATTGCCATCAGATTAAAGTGTGTTAAATTATCACATTTAACTTTTATTGAGGTATAAATCAGCGATTGCATTGTCACATATACCAAGACCGACGATAAACTCTAGTAGCAAAATCCCCTCCTTCGTTTGCCATACGTGCTCTGGCGTTTCAGCTAAGATGTGACACGAACACAGCCAATGTAAGTATCTCGAATCTCAAGGCACATATGTTAAAAGACCCTCtttatttgatttattccaTATCCCTTTCACGCATTCTCACATTTTTCACTTCCTATAGTACATAGTTTGTGGCGTTATAACAAGGGACGTTAAAATGCTACTTCAAGGAGGAGTTTCTCAACAACAACAGATATACgtttatttagaaaaatacTTTAATTAGAGCATGGTTAGTATTACACAAGATTGTTGATTAGACGGATTTATCAgtcttatatataagaaatTCTCTACGATATGTATGCACCTGGTGCACAACTTGAATTGAGTTTCGAAATCGTTCGCGTTTTAATCGTTTcgaaattaatgatttttaaaatcataacCGCGTGATCGTAGCGGTTTGAGAAAGCATCTTTTTGGAATCCATCATCTGCATTTCTTTCTCGGTTATTTTGTCACCGGAAATTTCTTTCAGCGGCACTTCCGCATACTTCTTTTTCGGGAGAAATCTGCAAGGCAAAACGTATAATTAGATTTGTGCAGACGATGAGTGATTAAAAAAGTTTCCACTGCAAATTCGCATATCCAATAATAAtccatgaatattttaataatgcaTGAACGACATCCACTGCAGTGTATATCTGAAGTATTCAATTAGCAACAAATATGAATATTGCAATATGGGGTCGATAAGAAGTAATCGTAATTAAATCTGTACAGTGGACACTCGGTATTTCTTAAAAAGCGTACAAGTGAAAGGcttctgtatatagctgtatTATGACAATACGAGTACCTCCTCATGAACGGCGTTATATGCTCGGAATCGACTTTGTCCGTATCGACCTCGCCTATGATAAAGCTGGTGGCAATGCCCGCGACAACAGTTATCAGCGTGCCGATTAGATTGAAGTGTATCATAGATATTCGGAAGAGGAAAAATGGCTCCTCGTCTTGACCAGTATCCTCGACTATGTTGATCGTCGCGTTCCCCGGAACGATCGAAGCCGGGCATGACTCGACGGAGGTGGGCAGGCCGACGCGCTTCACGCGCTTATTGTAGACGTTCCACTGGTTGCCAATGACGAGCCAGTGCATGAGTGCCAGGCCGACGAGGCAGCCGTACATGGCTCCTTTACGGCCCACCCAGGGGATCATCATGCCCATGACAAAGAGGCCCAGGAGCGGGCCCTCGACCACGCTCCTGATGCTCAGCGAGATCTCGAAGACCGTGCCCAGGTGCTGCACCACGAAGGTCATGCCCATGCCGAGCAGGCCGACGATCACGGCGATTATCTGCAGTCAGGAATGTTTGTTATCAGATCGGAgctgcagattttgttcgactactttaaatcaatttttataatcaaattgTCAAATCATCTCCTGCCTTGAAATTCGACCAACTTTTATTCGTTTCGTCATTGATGCAAGCACGCGCGGGCGGCCGAAAACCTCATCTCCCAGCCGTACCGGCGAAGGTCAGCTTGAACTGTTTCAGAATCGCAATTGGGTTCAGAAAAAAAACACGGCAGATAAGACGGCGCTCGGCGTCGCGATAATGAAAGCATGAATTAATCATTGGAAAAAAACCAACTACGCGATGAGCATCTAACGTCTATTTTGCAACATCATGCCGGTCATAAGCGCACCTTCATGATGGTCGTTGCTCGGACTTCTTTACCGGAGCTCTCGGGCAGCCAGTGATCAATGAAGTCGTCGTAAATCGTGCCCGCGAGCGTGTTCAGGGCGGCGCTCATCGTGGAAAGCGCACAGCTCACGAGACCAGCGAGAAAAACGCCCGGCAGACCGGACAGGTGGCCGGCGATGTCCATAACGTAGTACGGGAGAACCTGGTCGCTGCGCTTTACGATCTTCGAACAGATTCAATTGTCGGATTGATTGATTCCTTACAAGCAAGTTGCGCGATTTATATTACTGCGATTCGCTCGTCGTTTACCTTAGCTTTCAGCGGGTCGCAATCGTGGTAGTAAGCGTACATGGTCAGTCCGGTCAACGCACACGTGAACTTCATGATTATCATTCCAATGGCCAGTATGAATATAGCTCTGAAACAAGATCGTTTGCATTCGTGCTGGACAACAATAGGTCgtagaataaattattactttcTGACGTTCCTCTGTCTCGAGATCGACAGGAATCGCTGGACGCAGTTTTGGCTGACTCCGAAGTGGGAGATCAATAATACCGTGTGGCTTATGGTCATTCCCCAAAAGGACTTCCGCACGTAGAGGCTCGGACTCATACTGGAAGTGAATACGAGTACATGCTTAATCGTCGATACCTATACGAAGATCAATCAAGTTTCATTGTCAACAGCGACGCACTCGAAAATATCAGTTCTATTTCCCTCCTTCGCAATGGAGATGACCTGCCAAAATCCCCCCACCGAATTAACTCCAATGAAGAACACCGCGAGAAGTCCGCCCACCGTAAACACCAGCTGTATCGTGTCCGTCCATATCACTGCCTTGACTCCTCCCTGCGAACCGGTAAGCGATTTCGAAAATCTGCTGTGTATCTCAACAGCTCAACGAGTTAATCTTACGAGACTGGTGTAGACGATGCAGATGCAGCAGAGCACAGGGACGATGGCGTAAAGACTGTAGCCGGTGATTTGCGAGAAAGCCAGAGCCGGCGCGTAGACGACCAGCGGTATGTACATGACCAGCGAGATGATGTAGAGCATAGAGGCGAGCATGCGTATTTTCCGGCAGAACCGGACCTCCAGGTACTCGTACACACTGGCCAACTGGAGCTTGTAGAATACCGGCACGAAGATGTAGCTAGTTGCCGAGCAGGTCAGTACGATCGTGATGATGACGAGAAAGTACGCAGAGCCGTGCTGGTAGACCTCCGTTGGTACGCCTAGCAATGTGATGCCCGAGACGTGCCTTTGGAGTTTCGAGATCAAAAGTTTGCGGTCTACGAGGGCTTGACAATATCTCGGAAAAATGTATACTCACCCTGCCAGCATGCTGAAGGCAACGGGAACGAAACCCATGGTTTTACCCCCGAAAAGGTACTCATTGGTGCTGTTTTGCTTGCTGAAAAATCCGAAGTAGAGCCCGATCACGAGACTCAAGGCAATCAAGCTGCCGAACAGGGAGTAGTCTATCGCGCCCAGTGTCAACTCCTGAAACTCGAACATCGACCTCGACGTCACGTTCTCGGCCATTTTTATAATAGAAAGCTCTCGCTGCACAATGCACTTGTCGTTATTTCAGTGAAAGAATGTTCTCAAAGAGGTTAAAAAAGAATACGTCGCGTGAATCTGTACATATTCAGAGAGCTGACGAAGAGAACTGAGATATGATTCCAGATAAAGCCAaggtgtgcgtgtgtgtcggAGACAGTTGGGCCACTGAGATCTGGGGAAAATTTACAACACAAGAGACAAGGAATTTTTGTTTGCTCatgtgagagattttttaattcattcaAGTGTATGCGACGGAGCCGCAAGTCGTACAAATGATATCAAAAGCTTAAATTAGGTGGATGTATATGTACAGGCTGTCTGCGCATCAGGCGTAAACATGAAAATCGGTATTTACAAACTGTGGTACAGTTGTGATCGGCGCGCCAATATTCTACTACTGTAAAGTtcaattttagtttttatttatttgacaCAGATTATGGAAGTAGTGTAAGTGGTAATCAGTATACACTATCGGCTCTTGGCACGCGCATTTGGGGGAGATACATAAATTTATTACGTTTACAATTTTGATAATCGAGATTGATactttttctcatttttcctTATCCACTAACTTTCGATTCAAATTCGTACGTTTAAAATCGAACTTACACTTACACAATTATAACTATCGCGGCCGATCGCGAGCGTCACACTCGAGCGTCTCGTCCGCTTCTAATTTTGTCACTGGAAAAGCCCATCTCACACGACGGAGCCACTGAGGCTCTTATCGTCGAGTCTCCTTAAACCTAATTTTACAACTAAGTCGCATCACTCTTGAGATCTACTGCTCGTTAAGGTCACTGAACGATCGATTTCTCTCATATACAGGAGACGCGATCGTTGGCGACGTAATCTTCGGTATTTACAAGCGCGAGCGGCGTCGTGAGCGCGGATCAAAGTcgccgcggcggcagcggcgcccgcctcgcttttttcttctctatatcctttctctctttctcgcttaaGCCTAAAAGATCACTGGTTGGCGTTCGTCCCTTCTTTCGAGTCTGGTTTCGAAAACTAGTTCTAATCTACGGTCTAGTCTAGTCCGGTATACGCAACTCCGCAGCGAGAGCTGCTCACGGctatttacatattta
This genomic interval carries:
- the LOC100122782 gene encoding sodium-coupled monocarboxylate transporter 2-like, which translates into the protein MAENVTSRSMFEFQELTLGAIDYSLFGSLIALSLVIGLYFGFFSKQNSTNEYLFGGKTMGFVPVAFSMLAGHVSGITLLGVPTEVYQHGSAYFLVIITIVLTCSATSYIFVPVFYKLQLASVYEYLEVRFCRKIRMLASMLYIISLVMYIPLVVYAPALAFSQITGYSLYAIVPVLCCICIVYTSLGGVKAVIWTDTIQLVFTVGGLLAVFFIGVNSVGGFWQVISIAKEGNRTDIFDMSPSLYVRKSFWGMTISHTVLLISHFGVSQNCVQRFLSISRQRNVRKAIFILAIGMIIMKFTCALTGLTMYAYYHDCDPLKAKIVKRSDQVLPYYVMDIAGHLSGLPGVFLAGLVSCALSTMSAALNTLAGTIYDDFIDHWLPESSGKEVRATTIMKIIAVIVGLLGMGMTFVVQHLGTVFEISLSIRSVVEGPLLGLFVMGMMIPWVGRKGAMYGCLVGLALMHWLVIGNQWNVYNKRVKRVGLPTSVESCPASIVPGNATINIVEDTGQDEEPFFLFRISMIHFNLIGTLITVVAGIATSFIIGEVDTDKVDSEHITPFMRRFLPKKKYAEVPLKEISGDKITEKEMQMMDSKKMLSQTATITRL